The genome window ttgaaaagtcagtataattttttttaaaaggatgCTTTAAAGTAATCAGAAGTGATAATAAAGtcgtctatttcaaataaattctgttttactGAACTttctataacaataataatgttttttattaactggaaatcagaattttagaatgatttctgaaggttcgtgttcatgtgactggagtaatgatgctaaaaattcaactttgaaatcacaaagttaattttaaaatatattcaaataaaaaaaaacgttactttaaatggtaaaaaaaatatttcaaaattgtactctttttgctgtactttggatcaaataaatgcaggcttggtgaaaaaaaacattaaaaatcttacttttcaaaaacttttgactggtagagtaagATAAACTATTTTCATACAAGTGCATGTTTTCTGATTGGTGTTTGTCACTGATTGCCCTTGATTCTCTCTTACAGACTTGTCTTGAGCTTGAGCGCTATCTGCAGAATGAGCCCTACGTCTCTGCAGTTGATCTGAGGTCTGAAAATCTGTGGAACCAGTTTCTGCGGTGCTGCGGGACTGAACTGAACTCACCTCCGCCAGAAGCTCCCATCCCCAAGCAGGACGGCATCGCTACGGCTCCCCATTTGGCATTTGGCAGCTGTAAGAAGATCATTTCATCTGCTGAGGTGCACACACACCCACAGCAGCATGTACTTGCACACACACCCCCAACGCCACCCGCCTCGCCCTCACACCCTCTCATGGAGGTTAAAGAAGATCCAGAAGGGGTGAGAGGGGATGAGGTCAAAGGTGAGGGGTCACCTGAAGGACGAAGGAGAGCTCATCGCTGTTACTTCAATGGCTGCAGGAAGGTGTACACCAAGAGCTCTCACCTCAAAGCACATCAGCGCACACACACCGGTAAGCAGTTTCTGTGTGAGCAACTATAGTCCTACCTGTATTTAGTTCTACTGTTGCCACAACAGTGTTGTCAGCTTTGGGAAACAAAACTTCTCTCTTTTGGATCATGTTGAAAGTCACTCTGATAAATATGCCTTACAAAGCATATTTTTTAAAACCACTCTTAAAGCCTTTACAAAAATCATTACAGCATGAACTGATATCCTTTGAATGCAATTTAGGTTACATTTCCTAATGCAAAAATGTTTAAGTGCATTAGTATTAGTAGTGTTTATATACCACAAAACTAATGtatcatatttttaaaagaagtctcttatgctcatcatagTTGCATTTATTcgattaaaaaatacagaaatataaataaataaaatactaaaatattattgcaatttaaaataacagttttctattttattatactttaaaatataatttatttttgtgatgcaaagctgaattttcatcagccattactctagtcttcagtgtcacacaatccttcagtcattctaatatgctgattttttttctctgcttAACATTTTTTAGAACTTGTTAtgcttttttcagggttctttgatgaataaaagttagaaatagaaatctttactaACAATcttagtctttactatcactttttatcaattggacacatcctttctgaataaaagtattaatttcttgtacgttgttacaaaagatttctattttaaataaatgctgttgtttttaatgttttattcatcaaagaatcctgaaaaacgtatcacaggtttcaaaaaacgTATTGTTTCCaatattaataaatcagcatattagagtgatttctgaaggatcatgtgacactgaagactggagtaatgatgacaATTCAGcttcacaggaatacattttattttaaagtatattaaaatagaaaaccacaatttaaaattgcaaaaatatttcacaatattacagttttattgtgtatttttgatcaaatatacacaACTTTGAAAAgcagaaaatactttaaaaaaaaaacgaatataaatgtatattgcaTTAATTCCCTGCTGTTGCATCACATTTCTTGTTTGAATATTTAGCACGCTTTTgacctcctctggagtcaaatgTTTGAAGAGTGTGTGTTAATGTGGTTTGGTGACTCCCTACATTCTTGAAATGCTCATTCTTCATGTTGGCTGTCATACACTCTAGGAATATAGTTTACTAACCCTGTGTGCATTAACCCTGTTCCCACACAGTTCATCTTGcatgcaatctaaagaatgtttGCGAACTGTACTGACTTTACTATAAACTATTAGAGATCATGAAGGAACCCCGATCACAGAAGAGAACACCATAGAGACATGGGCTTGCGGGCGAGCGTGCTCTGACATGTTGCACGTGACGATTATGCAACCTAAGTTTCATCTCTTTTTCTCACTATGCTTTCATGTCGACATTTGGAAAAGTCTTCTTAATTCGAAAAGTCAAAATCCCCCCAAACTTCAGGCGCTATAATATTTTGTGTGAGGCTCGCAGCAACATGCAATTTCTCTGTCTACAGCAAATGCAAAAACTGCTGCGCCATGAGGCAAATCGAACACAGAAAAAGTCTCGTTACATAATATCCAATGTTTCTCAACTTTCACAAGCAATTTCTCCTCATTCATATTTAGATAATTATTATACGTGGGGATCTGTGCTTCAGTCCAGTGAGATTTCAATGTGGGTGAAGCTACCcaaaacaattaaatatttaattatacaattgaaatactttttttattaaaattactttttacatttttttttttaattgagaataAATTTACATAATTTCATGTTATGTTCTAAATATAGCTTTAAAACAAGGACATagtaataaaagaaaacaaagaaacagattACAAGAAATAAACAAAGAATGCTTTCAGTAGTTATCCACTTTTTTCTTCagcgcggaagtaagcctatggctgaatatagggaaataacgagaagaataacaacatgcagtaaacagtaaaactgtttgcactacaaaccagtgtgcccataaaataacatggtaaaacataataccaatttgcaatatcatggAGTTTTGTACAAAATGCCAGCCCCATAAACGGTATAAATGGCCATGCCCACTTATTCTGGAAGTAAAAGGTGGATAACACTGTTTATTTATTCAGAATATTATCTGGTTAAGATTGTGTAAAATATGTACAATGTCCAACAGTTAACCCAGGGATTCTCAAACGTTTTTGTCAGTTGAACCACTTTGAtctaaaatatttacttgaaaaatTCCCTGAGACTTAATATTTCAATAACTTAACAACACATTCACATGTTCATGGTCCTTTTATATCATTTAAGGGGCACATGATATGTAGCCAAACAAGTGTAGTCTTCTTTTAGTGTTTTTACTAGGGGTTGACTAGGgttgggcgatatggcaaaaaaaatgatcacg of Garra rufa chromosome 10, GarRuf1.0, whole genome shotgun sequence contains these proteins:
- the LOC141344453 gene encoding Krueppel-like factor 6, with translation MDVIPMCSIFQELQSVLDTGYLSALPSLEEYWQQTCLELERYLQNEPYVSAVDLRSENLWNQFLRCCGTELNSPPPEAPIPKQDGIATAPHLAFGSCKKIISSAEVHTHPQQHVLAHTPPTPPASPSHPLMEVKEDPEGVRGDEVKGEGSPEGRRRAHRCYFNGCRKVYTKSSHLKAHQRTHTGKQFLCEQL